In Akkermansia muciniphila, one DNA window encodes the following:
- a CDS encoding glycoside hydrolase family 2 protein, whose amino-acid sequence MNLRIHSFNVSCAGFCCVLGAFLAADAREVYPLNGSWDFSFNGKPAEKVTVPHTWNAEDAANGAQGKREDAKSVNSNAYRRGPAVYSRTLPVEPKPGKRYFIRGGGASIVSEVSVNGKPAGSHEGAFTAFCYEITPLLKKGSNTISVLVDNTQRNHIAPQRGDFSMFGGLYRPIELIETDGICIDPLFYASPGIFVTTKSLSESKAVVEVKTLLNSGGKAGEVEVAVEILDMKGRKAAGKTVKAAAGEKNGLEVPVTLEIANPVLWNGVKNPYLYQVKTSIRTADGQTDELVQPLGLRTVSVNPKEGFVLNGKAMQIKGVSRHQDMKGKGWALSPEDEARDIRLIADMGADGVRTGHYPASANIYDLCDKAGLVVWSEVPNVNLVWDTPEFRENNRLQAREMIFQHWNHPSICMWGIFNEIGHQPEAATKGVDMEAELTALNRFVKETDPSRMTVGASNQPGRKKLNHIPDHIAFNTYPGWYGGGPETMKGNLNGYIRDYGGKMGIAVSEYGHGASVGMHENPAQRPSPAGFWHPEEWQSHAHEVNYRCIRERPEVWGAFVWNMFDFGSSSRFEGESPGMNDKGLVTYDRKTPKDAYFFYRANWSPRPTVYITSRRFAERTEKTVPVKVYCNGSEVKLSVNGKTVGSVKPDDLKRAVWPEVTLKPGLNTITATASIGGKTYTDSCKWTLKPAGGDGKKDSERYQDPSLKKYK is encoded by the coding sequence TGTGCCGGCTTTTGCTGCGTGCTGGGAGCTTTTTTAGCGGCGGACGCCCGCGAGGTTTATCCCCTGAACGGTTCCTGGGATTTCAGTTTTAACGGGAAGCCTGCTGAAAAAGTGACGGTGCCCCATACCTGGAACGCGGAGGATGCCGCCAACGGTGCCCAGGGGAAGCGGGAAGACGCCAAATCCGTCAACAGCAACGCTTACCGCCGCGGCCCGGCCGTTTATTCGCGCACGCTTCCGGTGGAGCCCAAGCCGGGCAAGAGGTATTTCATCCGCGGCGGGGGAGCCAGCATCGTTTCCGAGGTTTCCGTCAATGGGAAGCCTGCCGGCAGCCATGAGGGGGCATTTACGGCTTTCTGTTATGAAATCACCCCCCTTTTGAAAAAAGGCTCCAATACGATTTCCGTTCTGGTGGACAACACGCAGCGGAATCATATCGCCCCCCAGCGCGGGGATTTTTCCATGTTCGGTGGCCTGTACCGGCCCATTGAACTGATTGAGACGGACGGCATCTGCATTGACCCTCTTTTTTACGCTTCTCCCGGTATTTTCGTCACAACGAAGTCTCTAAGCGAATCCAAGGCCGTGGTGGAAGTAAAGACTCTTCTCAATTCGGGCGGAAAGGCCGGGGAGGTGGAGGTAGCGGTGGAAATTCTGGACATGAAGGGCAGGAAGGCAGCCGGGAAGACAGTAAAGGCCGCCGCCGGGGAAAAGAATGGACTGGAGGTCCCCGTAACGCTGGAAATCGCCAATCCCGTACTCTGGAACGGAGTGAAGAATCCTTACCTGTACCAGGTGAAAACTTCCATCAGGACGGCGGACGGCCAGACGGATGAGCTGGTGCAGCCGCTGGGGCTGAGGACGGTTTCCGTCAATCCCAAGGAAGGTTTTGTCCTGAACGGAAAGGCCATGCAGATCAAAGGGGTCAGCCGCCATCAGGATATGAAGGGGAAGGGGTGGGCTCTTTCCCCGGAAGATGAGGCGCGGGATATCAGGCTGATTGCGGATATGGGGGCGGACGGGGTTAGAACGGGCCACTATCCCGCATCCGCCAATATTTACGACCTGTGCGACAAGGCGGGGCTGGTTGTCTGGTCCGAGGTTCCCAACGTCAACCTGGTGTGGGATACGCCGGAGTTCCGGGAGAATAACCGCCTCCAGGCCCGGGAGATGATTTTCCAGCATTGGAATCATCCCTCCATTTGCATGTGGGGCATTTTCAATGAGATCGGCCACCAGCCCGAGGCTGCCACCAAGGGTGTGGACATGGAAGCTGAGTTGACGGCGTTGAACAGGTTCGTGAAGGAGACGGATCCTTCACGCATGACCGTGGGGGCCAGCAACCAGCCGGGCCGCAAAAAACTGAATCATATTCCCGACCACATTGCGTTCAATACGTATCCCGGCTGGTATGGAGGAGGCCCCGAAACCATGAAGGGCAATCTGAACGGCTACATCCGCGACTATGGCGGCAAGATGGGCATTGCCGTCAGTGAATACGGCCATGGAGCCAGCGTGGGCATGCATGAGAATCCGGCCCAAAGGCCGTCTCCTGCCGGGTTCTGGCATCCGGAGGAATGGCAGTCCCATGCTCATGAGGTCAATTACAGGTGCATCAGGGAAAGGCCGGAGGTGTGGGGGGCCTTTGTCTGGAACATGTTTGACTTCGGTTCCTCTTCCCGTTTTGAGGGGGAGAGCCCCGGCATGAACGACAAGGGACTGGTGACCTATGACCGCAAGACGCCCAAGGACGCCTATTTTTTCTACAGGGCCAACTGGAGCCCCCGTCCTACCGTGTACATCACATCCCGCAGGTTTGCGGAACGTACGGAAAAAACGGTGCCCGTGAAGGTTTACTGCAATGGTTCCGAGGTGAAGCTGAGCGTCAACGGGAAGACCGTCGGGAGCGTCAAACCGGATGATTTGAAGCGCGCCGTCTGGCCTGAAGTGACTCTCAAGCCCGGCCTCAACACGATTACGGCCACGGCCTCCATAGGAGGGAAAACGTACACGGATTCCTGCAAATGGACGTTGAAACCTGCCGGAGGTGACGGGAAGAAGGATTCAGAGCGTTATCAGGATCCGTCCCTGAAAAAGTATAAGTAA
- a CDS encoding glycoside hydrolase family 2 TIM barrel-domain containing protein, which yields MKTVRLFLFSLMALAPALPLLGDVPDWENEEVTGINKEAPRASVFPASDKTLSLNGDWKFKFSMTPDERPADFFNPSYSVSGWDTVKVPSNWQLYGYGTAIYTNVPYPFKPNPPKVMGEPPRNWPAYRERNSVGSYRRDFNLPASWQGEQVMVRFDGVESAFYVWVNGHKVGYSEDSYTGAEFDLTPYVRPGRNTIAVEVYRWSDGSYLEDQDFLRLSGIFRDVTLFAQPQAHVRDLFLKAGLDREDYTTGALDGTFTIRNSGKKDIPAGMKLNYSIDGISTNLNWEGQNGSGRVQTDNRGRLDSGTLEVPSILSGGEVQISLNRKFPGVKPWTAETPNLYRVTYSLNGKDTRSVNIGFRSVEIADNGAVLINGRAVKFKGVNRHEAHPDYGRAIPREVMEKDVQIIKAHNINTVRCSHYPNHPYFYELCDRYGLYVMDEANCEAHGIRNGSMDISRKPSWKKAHVERNMSMVHRSKNHPSIVFWSLGNESGNGPNFEAAAAAVRAYDGTRPLHYCEFPHGHKAVDMDSAMYPPVDRVENWGKQKTSRPFFVCEYAHSMGNALGNFKEYMDAFESSPRMVGGAIWDFADQSLRADPAGNGIYKPAPFKGVTQAYGGMFGDRPNQANFCDNGIILGNRNTTVKTKEVKKVYQYMAFERRDGSLSVRNKYFHKPLKGYTLYLVSLAPGGGHAVERMVLPEVPPGKSATVNLPSAAMRTGSLMVLADARFKLPEDVKELSASQLEHVVNECEAYEWFPASAEKEVPAPPPAGLPAVSVRQGDPVVVQGKGFSASFKNGMLSSLRYGGRDLMLPGYPVELQAYRSPVDNDAWIRSKVEGEMKMQNMKAEYFDVNAAVISPGVARITAQFRTKGSELAFSGEVAWTVFGNGIINASVRMYPSARGEELLRLGVTFGMPAAYDRVEYLGLGPWDNYRDRRTSCWKDVFRTSVDDMFFAYSRPQDMGNRMETDWIALSNPREARALWVGSASPGALLEVSVLRYTPKELNDARSLDRLPEKNKVIVNLDAFQMGLGGSSCGPRPLARYQTLSKATALGFVLAPSSALLNLARTGLAVPHSPVIERDGNGMVSLVSSTPEAEITYSVNKGPEKAYRNPFKLPEGEVRAWVKSGKVPSTSPGERKFPLVKGQGEWKILGSYILKLGAF from the coding sequence ATGAAGACGGTGCGCTTGTTTCTGTTTTCCTTGATGGCTCTGGCTCCGGCTCTTCCCCTGCTGGGGGACGTTCCGGATTGGGAAAATGAAGAGGTGACGGGAATCAATAAGGAGGCTCCCCGAGCCTCCGTTTTTCCGGCATCAGATAAAACGTTGAGCTTGAATGGGGATTGGAAGTTCAAATTTTCCATGACTCCGGACGAGAGGCCTGCCGATTTCTTCAATCCTTCCTATTCCGTTTCCGGATGGGATACGGTCAAGGTTCCTTCCAACTGGCAGCTTTACGGTTATGGAACGGCCATTTACACGAATGTTCCCTATCCATTCAAGCCGAATCCTCCCAAGGTAATGGGGGAACCGCCCAGGAACTGGCCGGCGTACAGGGAGCGTAATTCCGTGGGTTCCTACCGCCGGGATTTCAATTTGCCCGCTTCCTGGCAGGGGGAGCAGGTGATGGTCCGGTTTGACGGAGTGGAGTCCGCCTTTTATGTGTGGGTGAATGGCCATAAGGTCGGCTATTCCGAAGACTCCTATACAGGGGCGGAGTTTGACCTTACTCCCTATGTCAGGCCGGGAAGGAATACGATTGCCGTGGAAGTATACCGCTGGAGCGACGGTTCTTATCTGGAGGATCAGGATTTCCTGCGCCTTTCCGGCATTTTCCGGGACGTGACCCTGTTTGCCCAGCCGCAGGCGCACGTGCGCGACCTGTTCCTGAAGGCCGGACTGGACAGGGAGGATTACACAACCGGGGCGCTGGACGGAACGTTCACCATCCGCAATTCCGGTAAAAAGGATATTCCCGCCGGCATGAAGCTGAATTATTCTATCGACGGGATTTCCACCAACTTGAACTGGGAGGGGCAGAACGGTTCCGGCCGCGTGCAGACGGACAACAGGGGAAGGCTGGATTCCGGAACGCTGGAGGTTCCCTCCATTCTCTCCGGAGGCGAGGTGCAGATTTCCCTGAACAGGAAATTTCCCGGCGTGAAGCCATGGACGGCGGAAACGCCCAACTTGTACAGGGTGACTTATTCTCTGAATGGAAAGGATACCCGTTCCGTCAATATCGGGTTCCGTTCCGTGGAGATTGCGGATAACGGAGCCGTGCTGATCAACGGCAGGGCCGTCAAGTTCAAGGGAGTCAACCGCCATGAAGCCCATCCCGATTACGGCCGCGCCATTCCACGGGAAGTGATGGAAAAGGACGTGCAGATTATCAAGGCGCATAATATCAATACCGTCCGCTGCTCCCACTATCCCAATCATCCTTATTTTTATGAGCTGTGCGACCGCTACGGCCTGTACGTGATGGACGAAGCCAACTGCGAGGCCCACGGCATCCGCAATGGCAGCATGGATATTTCCCGGAAGCCTTCCTGGAAGAAAGCCCATGTGGAGCGCAATATGAGCATGGTGCACCGTTCCAAGAATCACCCATCCATTGTTTTCTGGTCTCTGGGCAATGAGTCCGGCAACGGCCCCAATTTTGAGGCGGCAGCAGCGGCTGTCAGGGCTTATGACGGTACGCGGCCCCTCCATTACTGCGAATTTCCGCACGGCCACAAGGCCGTGGATATGGATTCCGCCATGTATCCGCCCGTGGACCGGGTGGAAAACTGGGGGAAGCAGAAAACTTCCCGCCCCTTTTTCGTGTGCGAGTATGCCCACTCCATGGGGAATGCCCTGGGTAATTTCAAGGAGTACATGGATGCCTTCGAGTCTTCCCCGCGCATGGTGGGCGGGGCCATCTGGGATTTCGCGGACCAGTCCCTCCGCGCTGATCCCGCCGGAAACGGCATTTACAAACCCGCCCCTTTCAAGGGAGTGACGCAGGCTTACGGCGGCATGTTCGGAGACAGGCCTAACCAGGCCAATTTCTGCGACAACGGCATTATTCTCGGCAACCGGAACACCACGGTCAAGACGAAGGAGGTGAAGAAAGTATACCAGTACATGGCTTTTGAGCGCAGGGACGGCTCCCTGTCCGTCCGCAACAAATATTTCCATAAGCCTTTGAAAGGTTATACGCTTTATCTGGTATCCCTGGCTCCCGGCGGCGGCCATGCCGTGGAGCGCATGGTTCTTCCGGAGGTCCCCCCTGGCAAATCCGCAACGGTGAATCTGCCTTCAGCCGCCATGCGGACCGGTTCCCTGATGGTTCTGGCGGATGCCCGGTTCAAGCTCCCGGAAGACGTGAAGGAACTTTCCGCCAGTCAACTGGAACATGTGGTGAATGAGTGCGAAGCTTACGAGTGGTTTCCGGCGTCCGCGGAGAAGGAGGTTCCCGCGCCTCCCCCGGCGGGTTTGCCTGCCGTTTCCGTGCGTCAGGGAGATCCCGTGGTCGTGCAGGGAAAAGGTTTTTCCGCCTCCTTCAAAAACGGGATGCTTTCCTCCCTCCGGTATGGCGGCCGGGATTTGATGTTGCCCGGCTATCCGGTGGAGCTCCAGGCGTACCGCTCTCCGGTGGATAACGACGCCTGGATCAGGAGCAAGGTTGAAGGGGAAATGAAGATGCAGAATATGAAAGCGGAATATTTCGACGTTAACGCTGCCGTCATTTCCCCCGGCGTGGCCCGTATCACGGCGCAGTTCCGGACGAAAGGTTCCGAGCTTGCCTTTTCCGGGGAAGTCGCGTGGACGGTTTTCGGCAACGGCATTATCAATGCTTCCGTCCGAATGTATCCCTCCGCCAGGGGAGAAGAACTCCTCCGGCTGGGCGTTACTTTCGGGATGCCTGCCGCGTATGACCGGGTAGAGTACCTGGGGCTGGGACCGTGGGATAATTACCGGGACCGCCGCACGAGCTGCTGGAAGGACGTTTTCCGCACTTCCGTGGACGATATGTTTTTTGCTTATTCCCGGCCCCAGGATATGGGCAACCGCATGGAGACGGACTGGATAGCCTTGTCCAACCCCCGGGAGGCCCGGGCTCTGTGGGTAGGTTCAGCCTCTCCCGGGGCTCTGCTGGAGGTTTCCGTTCTGCGTTATACGCCGAAGGAGCTTAACGACGCCAGGAGCCTGGACAGGCTGCCGGAGAAAAATAAAGTGATTGTGAATCTGGATGCTTTCCAGATGGGGCTGGGCGGCTCTTCCTGCGGGCCCCGCCCGCTGGCCAGGTACCAGACATTGAGCAAGGCCACAGCTCTGGGGTTTGTGCTGGCGCCCTCGTCCGCCCTGCTGAATCTGGCGCGCACGGGACTGGCTGTTCCCCATTCCCCCGTCATTGAACGGGATGGAAACGGCATGGTCAGTCTGGTTTCCTCCACGCCTGAGGCGGAGATAACGTATTCCGTCAACAAGGGGCCGGAAAAAGCGTACCGGAATCCCTTCAAGCTTCCCGAAGGGGAAGTGAGGGCCTGGGTGAAGTCCGGCAAGGTTCCTTCCACGTCTCCCGGAGAGAGAAAATTCCCCCTCGTCAAGGGGCAGGGCGAATGGAAAATTTTAGGGTCTTATATACTTAAGTTAGGCGCTTTTTAA